Genomic window (Methanotorris formicicus Mc-S-70):
GATTGTTATTAATCCCGCAATTGATAAAAGGTAAATGTATAGCATTTTTTTTCACCCTATCCTTTATACTCCAATTAACCTATAGGCAACATCAATCAAAACCAATGCTGCAATTGTAATTTGAAGCATAACTGAATGATGCGGGGCAAGTAATGGTGTCAGAGCACATATAAATGAAATTACAACTGTCATTGCAACCATTGCAATCAGTGTTGTTATTGGATTTGAAACCACAATAGGTCCTATAAATAAAGCAAGGAACAACCAAAGTAATACAAACCACGCTATTGCCTCTCCCATTAGAATTATGCTCCCCAACAACCCATAATGCTCAGTTAGATATCCGCTAACAATATCCTTCCCCTTAACTATTGTGAATGGACTGTATGGGGCTTTGGAAAGAACTAATACAAAGAACGCAAATGCTGCCAATGGTAATTTGAATAATAGGGGCCCATTTATCGCTTCGTAGGATAAGATATCTTTGATTATAACTGAATTCGTTGAGAAGTAGATAATTCCAACAACCGCAAACAATGGCACCTCTGCTGCTGCTGAGAAGACGCTCCTAACCCCACCAATTTTTCCGTAAGGGGAACCACTACTCAACCCACAACCATGCTCAATAATCTTTTGAAGGACGTAAAGACCGATTAGAATTAAGAGAGAGGACTCTAATGAAACCCCAATGAATAAGGCACTTAGCCAAACCATCAAACTCATCAATCCAACAAACACATACAGTGGATTTCCTGCAGAGATTGGGAAGGTGATTTCTTTAACATAGAACTTTAGAATATGCAGTAAATACTGAATTATTGGAGGTCCAGGTCTTCCTTGAATTCTTGCCATTATCTTCCTATGTAAACCTAACAACAAACTACCAACCAGAAATGCATATAATGATAATGATAAACATCCTATTAATGCCTCAAAGTTCATATTATCACCAAATTCTTCATTTTAACCTACCATCCTCTGAATGGAATTTGACCATCTTTTTTTCTTCTTGTTGGGGGAATTAAAA
Coding sequences:
- a CDS encoding respiratory chain complex I subunit 1 family protein, which encodes MNFEALIGCLSLSLYAFLVGSLLLGLHRKIMARIQGRPGPPIIQYLLHILKFYVKEITFPISAGNPLYVFVGLMSLMVWLSALFIGVSLESSLLILIGLYVLQKIIEHGCGLSSGSPYGKIGGVRSVFSAAAEVPLFAVVGIIYFSTNSVIIKDILSYEAINGPLLFKLPLAAFAFFVLVLSKAPYSPFTIVKGKDIVSGYLTEHYGLLGSIILMGEAIAWFVLLWLFLALFIGPIVVSNPITTLIAMVAMTVVISFICALTPLLAPHHSVMLQITIAALVLIDVAYRLIGV